One Salvelinus namaycush isolate Seneca chromosome 4, SaNama_1.0, whole genome shotgun sequence genomic window carries:
- the LOC120045425 gene encoding pepsin A-like, whose translation MKWAIVLCAVVALSECIIQVPLIKGKSARESLEEQGLWNEYRGKFPFNPTRFDDQNLYVSSEQMTNDADLAYFGVISIGTPPQSFTVIFDTGSSNLWIPSVYCSSAACANHNRFNPSLSSTFKNAGKSLSIQYGTGSMTGFEGFDTVVVGGIPVKNQIFGLSQSEAPFMAHMKADGILGLAYPRLAASQATPVFDNMMTQHLVNQDMFSVYLTRNSAVGSMVTFGGVDPNHYQGQIAWIPLSSQMYWQITVDSVTVNGQIVACNGGCQAIVDTGTSNIVGPQADISSMARAVGAHSANGDNVVNCNNVNNMPAMVFHIHGQAFTLPASTYVRQSTYYGCRTGLQSSNSDLWILGDIFIRQYYSIFSRAQNMVGLALAR comes from the exons ATGAAGTGGGCTATCGTTCTGTGTGCCGTGGTGGCACTCTCCGAATGCATCATCCA GGTGCCGCTGATCAAGGGGAAGAGTGCCAGGGAGAGCCTGGAGGAGCAGGGTCTGTGGAATGAGTACAGAGGGAAGTTCCCTTTCAACCCCACCAGGTTTGACGACCAGAACCTATATGTCTCCAGCGAGCAGATGACCAACGACGCTGAT TTGGCTTATTTTGGAGTGATCTCCATTGGAACTCCTCCTCAGTCCTTCACTGTCATCTTTGACACTGGCTCATCCAACCTGTGGATTCCCTCCGTCTACTGCAGCAGCGCAGCTTGCg CCAACCACAACAGGTTCAACCCCAGTTTGTCCTCTACCTTCAAGAATGCTGGGAAGAGCCTGTCCATCCAATACGGCACTGGCAGTATGACTGGCTTCGAGGGCTTCGACACCGTTGTG GTGGGTGGGATCCCTGTGAAGAACCAGATCTTTGGGCTGAGTCAATCGGAGGCTCCCTTCATGGCTCATATGAAGGCTGATGGTATCCTGGGTCTGGCTTACCCCCGCCTGGCAGCCTCTCAGGCCACACCAGTCTTTGACAACATGATGACCCAGCATCTCGTCAACCAGGACATGTTCTCTGTCTACCTGACTCG TAACTCTGCGGTAGGTAGCATGGTGACCTTCGGAGGCGTTGACCCCAACCACTACCAAGGCCAGATCGCATGGATCCCCCTGTCCTCTCAGATGTACTGGCAGATCACCGTCGACAG TGTGACTGTGAACGGCCAGATTGTGGCCTGTAACGGCGGCTGCCAGGCTATCGTGGACACCGGCACCTCTAATATTGTGGGACCTCAGGCCGACATCTCCAGCATGGCTCGTGCTGTGGGAGCCCACTCCGCCAACGGAGAC aatGTGGTGAACTGTAACAACGTCAACAACATGCCAGCGATGGTCTTCCACATCCACGGACAGGCCTTCACTCTCCCAGCCTCCACCTACGTccgccag TCCACCTACTATGGCTGCCGCACCGGTCTCCAGTCTAGTAACTCCGACCTGTGGATTCTGGGTGACATCTTCATCCGACAGTACTATTCCATCTTCAGCAGAGCCCAGAACATGGTGGGTCTGGCCCTGGCTAGATAA